Proteins encoded together in one Nitrospirota bacterium window:
- a CDS encoding valine--tRNA ligase, which translates to MSTPQLDKIYDPKAVEARWSQVWSQQGYFHASPTHPGQPYCIVIPPPNITGSLHVGHALNHSLQDILIRWRRMQGLNVLWLPGTDHAGIATQNVVEKQLMAEGLSRESLGRERFIERVWQWKAASGDTIIRQQKRLGESCDWDRLRFTMDEGLSKAVLEVFVRLYEDGLIYRGERLINWCPRCLTALSDIEVEHEDVKGKLYHIRYPLVDDPHHTLIVATTRPETMLGDTAVAVHPDDPRYRHLIGRKVRLPLTTREIPVVGDPILVDLEFGTGAVKITPAHDFNDFEAGERHKLPRISIFTARAEMDGVGLHEAQVDPSLNLACKPVQKARSAVVDALTERGHLEKVEDHKMALGKCYRCKTVVEPYLSPQWFVKIQPLATPAIEAVETGKIRIIPEGWTNNYLGWMRDIKDWCVSRQIWWGHQIPAWYCTKCNHDHILKAGHSVGTSGEDDLPPEVTIWQYTFTQEAQPIVSRSAPAQCPECGGQDFLRDPDVLDTWFSSALWPFSTLGWPDRTPELKTYYPTSTLVTGLDILFFWVARMIMMGLKFMGDVPFRDIYIHALVRDADGQKMSKSKGNVIDPLHVMEQFGTDALRFTLASMASPGRDIKLAEERIEGYRNFSNKIWNAARFSLMNLDGPRTAIPPSERTFPDRWILSRLNQTIQSVTSELEAYRFDRAANALYQFIWHEYCDWYLELIKPTLQNSASPEGSGTRQTLVETLETTMRLLHPFMPYLTEEIWHTLPHQGESIVVQNYPTPESSWTAPEMDQRFTLLEQTISLVRTSRVLLNYPPGQQTTFYVAHDEQQRQDHLHELRSYLAHLGRGTVDLAPPISWPTSNLLRLVTEGLSVGMTVAGDVDLKKALDRINKEQSEQAKEIQRLEGKLRNQEFIAKAPPDVIADHQNRVKNLRRDQSMLASSAQQVQGMLGS; encoded by the coding sequence CGGGATTGCCACACAGAACGTCGTGGAAAAGCAGCTCATGGCCGAAGGCCTTTCCCGGGAATCCCTTGGACGCGAACGTTTCATCGAGCGGGTCTGGCAATGGAAGGCGGCCTCTGGAGACACTATTATCCGTCAACAGAAACGGCTCGGAGAGTCCTGCGATTGGGATCGTCTCCGCTTCACCATGGATGAAGGGCTCTCGAAAGCCGTGCTCGAAGTCTTTGTGCGGCTTTATGAAGATGGACTAATCTATCGTGGAGAACGTCTGATCAATTGGTGCCCGCGCTGTCTGACGGCTCTGTCGGACATCGAAGTTGAGCATGAAGATGTGAAAGGGAAGCTCTACCATATCCGCTACCCTCTTGTGGACGACCCACACCATACCCTTATCGTGGCCACGACACGACCGGAGACGATGCTGGGCGACACGGCAGTCGCAGTCCATCCCGACGACCCGCGTTATCGCCATCTCATCGGGAGAAAAGTCCGTTTGCCGTTGACCACACGTGAAATTCCAGTTGTGGGCGATCCGATCTTGGTGGACCTCGAGTTCGGCACCGGCGCCGTGAAAATTACTCCGGCTCACGACTTCAACGACTTTGAGGCTGGTGAGCGCCACAAGCTACCGCGAATTTCTATTTTCACCGCACGAGCTGAAATGGACGGGGTTGGACTCCACGAAGCCCAAGTTGATCCGTCGTTGAATCTCGCGTGCAAGCCTGTCCAAAAAGCACGCTCAGCTGTGGTGGACGCCTTAACAGAACGCGGTCATCTTGAGAAGGTCGAAGACCACAAGATGGCGCTCGGGAAATGCTATCGCTGCAAGACAGTGGTCGAGCCCTACCTGTCTCCTCAGTGGTTCGTAAAGATTCAGCCACTGGCCACACCAGCGATCGAAGCTGTCGAAACCGGAAAGATTCGGATCATCCCGGAAGGCTGGACCAATAACTATCTCGGTTGGATGCGGGACATCAAAGACTGGTGTGTCTCACGACAAATTTGGTGGGGGCATCAGATTCCTGCGTGGTACTGCACGAAATGCAACCACGACCATATATTAAAGGCCGGGCACTCCGTCGGAACATCAGGAGAAGATGACCTCCCTCCCGAAGTGACAATATGGCAGTATACGTTCACGCAAGAAGCGCAACCGATCGTGTCACGGTCTGCCCCCGCACAGTGTCCCGAATGTGGCGGTCAGGATTTTTTGCGAGACCCCGATGTCCTCGATACCTGGTTCTCCTCTGCCCTCTGGCCCTTCTCTACACTGGGATGGCCTGACCGCACGCCTGAGTTGAAGACCTACTATCCGACTTCGACCCTCGTCACCGGACTCGACATTCTGTTTTTCTGGGTTGCCCGCATGATCATGATGGGCCTGAAATTCATGGGCGATGTCCCCTTTCGTGATATCTATATCCATGCCCTTGTCCGTGATGCCGACGGGCAGAAAATGAGCAAGTCGAAAGGCAATGTCATTGATCCGTTGCATGTGATGGAGCAGTTCGGCACCGACGCGCTCCGCTTTACGCTCGCGTCGATGGCCTCGCCGGGACGCGACATTAAACTTGCCGAGGAGCGGATCGAAGGCTACAGGAATTTTTCGAACAAAATCTGGAACGCAGCCCGCTTCAGCCTCATGAATCTCGATGGACCGCGAACGGCCATACCGCCATCCGAACGGACCTTCCCCGATCGCTGGATTCTGAGCCGCCTGAACCAGACCATCCAGTCGGTCACCTCTGAGTTGGAGGCCTATCGATTCGACCGCGCAGCGAATGCCCTGTACCAATTCATCTGGCACGAGTACTGCGACTGGTACCTCGAACTGATCAAGCCCACCCTTCAAAACTCGGCGAGCCCGGAAGGGTCAGGGACCAGACAGACCCTTGTCGAGACGCTCGAAACGACCATGCGCCTGCTGCACCCCTTCATGCCGTATCTCACCGAAGAGATCTGGCATACCCTCCCCCATCAGGGTGAGAGCATTGTGGTTCAGAACTATCCGACCCCTGAATCTTCGTGGACAGCGCCGGAGATGGACCAACGATTTACACTGCTCGAACAGACCATCAGCCTGGTACGTACCTCGCGCGTCCTATTGAACTATCCACCAGGGCAACAGACCACGTTCTACGTCGCACATGACGAGCAGCAGCGACAGGATCATCTACATGAACTCCGAAGCTACCTCGCCCATCTCGGCCGCGGCACTGTTGATCTGGCCCCGCCGATCAGCTGGCCGACCAGCAACCTCCTGAGGTTGGTGACGGAAGGCTTATCCGTCGGTATGACGGTGGCGGGCGACGTGGATCTCAAGAAGGCGCTGGATCGCATCAACAAAGAGCAATCTGAACAGGCGAAGGAGATCCAGCGGCTGGAAGGGAAACTGCGCAATCAAGAGTTTATTGCCAAGGCCCCACCTGATGTCATTGCCGATCATCAGAATCGTGTGAAAAACCTGCGCCGGGATCAATCCATGCTCGCCAGCAGTGCACAACAAGTACAGGGCATGCTGGGGTCGTAA
- the grpE gene encoding nucleotide exchange factor GrpE has product MTEEPKNANTIESLDNQSPGDGLAMQDTNLVDELQQALAAKADEVKGWNDKYLRLAAEFDNYKRLNQRDQRDLIRFGNEQLIKELLPVVDNLERAIKASRNGGTSEVLIQGVDLTLKQLTGALTRFHVIPVETAGQLFDPAKHQAVASVASENVPERHVVDELQRGYLLHDRILRAAMVSVSAGPGGGASGTDKAIGSS; this is encoded by the coding sequence ATGACCGAAGAGCCGAAGAATGCGAATACAATCGAGAGCTTGGACAATCAATCGCCCGGTGATGGCCTCGCGATGCAGGACACAAATCTGGTTGATGAGCTTCAGCAGGCTCTCGCGGCAAAGGCTGATGAGGTGAAAGGTTGGAACGACAAGTACCTCAGGCTTGCCGCCGAGTTCGATAACTATAAACGGTTGAATCAGCGGGACCAACGCGATCTCATTCGGTTTGGCAATGAGCAATTGATCAAAGAGCTCTTGCCGGTCGTCGACAATCTCGAGCGGGCTATCAAGGCCTCCAGGAACGGTGGAACCAGCGAGGTTTTGATTCAGGGTGTGGACCTCACCCTCAAGCAATTAACAGGAGCCTTGACGAGATTTCACGTCATACCGGTCGAGACGGCCGGCCAGCTGTTCGATCCCGCAAAACATCAAGCCGTTGCGTCTGTCGCGTCCGAAAACGTTCCGGAGCGGCATGTCGTGGACGAGTTGCAGCGAGGATACCTCCTCCATGATCGTATCCTGCGTGCGGCCATGGTGAGCGTATCCGCTGGACCAGGCGGCGGCGCATCGGGAACAGACAAGGCGATCGGTTCATCGTAA
- the dnaK gene encoding molecular chaperone DnaK codes for MGKVIGIDLGTTNSCVSIMSGGEPVVIANAEGARTTPSVVAITEKGERLVGQIAKRQAITNPENTIFSVKRLMGRKFRSQQVTDAIKRLPYKVIEGDNGDAYVELRGKRYSPPEISAMILQKMRQTAEDYLGEKVTEAVVTVPAYFDDSQRQATKDAGQIAGLNVLRIINEPTAASLAYGLDKKKDERIVVYDLGGGTFDVSILEIGDGVFEVKSTNGDTYLGGDDFDQRVMDWLVDEFKKDQGIDLRKDRMALQRLKEAAERAKIELSSSQETEINLPFVTADANGPKHLVMKLTRAKLEQLVDDLIKRSIEPCKKALSDAGVSTSDIKEVVLVGGMTRMPKVIQAVKEFFGKEPHRGVNPDEVVAIGAAIQGGVLKGEVKDVLLLDVTPLSLGIETLGGVFTKLIDRNTTVPTKKSQVFSTAADNQTAVTIRVFQGEREMANDNKLLGQFDLVGIPPAPRGMPQVEVTFDIDANGIVHVSAKDLATQKEQSIKITASSGLSKEEVEKLVKDAQAHTEEDKKRRRAAEAKNQADSLIYQTEKNLSEHGDKISAEDKTKIEEAVVALKKALEGTDPDAIESATNTLTTASHKLAEQMYKNASATAAAGGSAGTTSGAGETKTDDKVVDAEFEEVDKDKK; via the coding sequence ATGGGCAAAGTGATCGGCATCGACCTTGGAACCACGAATTCCTGCGTTTCCATTATGAGCGGCGGTGAGCCGGTGGTTATCGCGAATGCGGAGGGAGCCCGCACGACACCGTCCGTCGTCGCTATCACAGAAAAAGGCGAGCGCCTCGTCGGACAGATTGCGAAGCGCCAGGCGATTACCAATCCGGAGAACACGATCTTCTCGGTGAAGCGCCTGATGGGCCGCAAATTCCGCAGCCAGCAAGTGACAGACGCAATCAAGCGGTTGCCCTATAAGGTGATCGAGGGAGACAATGGCGACGCCTACGTCGAATTGCGCGGCAAACGGTACAGTCCGCCGGAAATCTCTGCCATGATTCTACAAAAGATGCGACAAACTGCGGAAGACTATCTCGGCGAAAAAGTCACCGAAGCGGTCGTCACCGTCCCAGCCTACTTTGACGACAGCCAGCGCCAGGCCACCAAAGATGCCGGCCAGATCGCCGGCTTGAACGTCCTCCGGATCATCAACGAACCGACAGCCGCATCCCTCGCCTACGGCCTGGACAAGAAAAAGGACGAACGGATCGTCGTCTATGACCTGGGTGGCGGCACCTTCGACGTTTCCATTCTTGAGATCGGCGATGGCGTCTTCGAAGTCAAGTCGACCAACGGCGATACCTACCTCGGCGGGGACGACTTCGACCAGCGCGTCATGGACTGGCTGGTCGATGAGTTCAAGAAAGATCAAGGCATCGATCTTCGAAAAGATCGGATGGCCCTCCAACGTCTGAAAGAGGCGGCGGAACGGGCCAAGATCGAGCTCTCCTCGTCGCAGGAAACCGAGATCAATCTGCCCTTCGTCACCGCGGATGCCAACGGACCGAAACACCTGGTGATGAAACTGACCCGTGCGAAACTTGAGCAGCTGGTCGACGACCTGATCAAACGCTCGATCGAACCCTGCAAGAAGGCCCTCTCCGACGCCGGCGTATCCACAAGCGACATCAAAGAGGTCGTCCTCGTCGGCGGCATGACACGCATGCCGAAAGTCATTCAGGCCGTCAAGGAGTTCTTCGGAAAAGAACCGCACCGTGGTGTGAATCCCGACGAAGTGGTGGCCATCGGCGCAGCCATTCAGGGCGGCGTGCTCAAGGGCGAAGTGAAGGACGTGCTGCTCCTCGACGTGACACCCCTCTCGCTGGGCATCGAAACACTCGGCGGTGTCTTTACCAAGCTGATCGACCGGAACACCACCGTTCCGACGAAGAAGAGCCAGGTCTTCTCGACGGCTGCCGACAATCAAACGGCCGTGACCATTCGCGTCTTCCAAGGTGAACGCGAGATGGCGAACGACAACAAGCTGCTCGGGCAGTTCGACCTGGTCGGCATTCCTCCCGCCCCCCGCGGGATGCCGCAAGTCGAAGTGACGTTCGACATCGATGCCAACGGTATTGTCCATGTCTCAGCCAAAGACCTGGCGACACAAAAGGAACAGTCCATCAAGATCACGGCGTCCAGCGGCTTGAGCAAGGAGGAAGTCGAAAAGTTGGTGAAGGATGCGCAAGCCCACACAGAAGAGGATAAGAAGCGACGGAGAGCCGCAGAAGCCAAGAATCAGGCCGACAGTCTGATCTACCAGACGGAAAAGAACCTGAGTGAGCACGGCGACAAAATCTCCGCGGAAGACAAGACCAAGATCGAAGAAGCAGTGGTCGCGCTGAAGAAAGCACTGGAGGGAACGGACCCTGATGCGATCGAGTCTGCCACCAACACCTTGACGACCGCGTCCCACAAGCTGGCTGAGCAAATGTATAAAAACGCTTCGGCGACAGCTGCGGCAGGTGGAAGCGCCGGAACGACAAGTGGAGCCGGTGAGACCAAGACAGATGACAAAGTCGTCGACGCGGAATTCGAAGAAGTGGACAAGGATAAGAAATAA
- the nadC gene encoding carboxylating nicotinate-nucleotide diphosphorylase, which yields MIIPPVADIRRAIRLALQEDLPVDDVTTAALFPSPTPALARIIAQQPLVVAGLAAAVRTFQTVDAALALSIHRQDGERAQSGDCLLQIEGDGRSILKAERVALNFLQHLSGVATLTRRFCDAVRGYPVAILDTRKTIPGLRALQKWAVLLGGGANHRQSLSDAVLIKDNHLALLSHTTRPVQTACRKARSNNLRTMKIIVEVESLADVRQALAGQADIILLDNMSVAAVRQAVRLIKGRALVEVSGGITLKNVRAMAAAGPDRISIGALTHSAPGATMSLVVEPLTGRSITHEEG from the coding sequence ATGATCATCCCTCCGGTTGCCGATATACGGCGCGCAATTCGACTGGCACTCCAAGAAGATCTCCCTGTAGACGACGTCACAACAGCCGCACTCTTTCCCTCTCCCACACCGGCGCTTGCCCGCATTATTGCCCAGCAACCGTTGGTGGTCGCTGGTCTTGCCGCTGCCGTGCGAACCTTTCAGACCGTGGATGCAGCCCTTGCCTTATCCATCCATCGCCAGGATGGGGAACGAGCGCAGAGCGGAGATTGTCTCCTCCAGATCGAAGGAGACGGGCGATCCATCCTGAAGGCCGAACGAGTGGCCCTGAACTTTCTCCAACACCTCTCCGGCGTCGCAACGTTGACGCGTCGATTCTGCGACGCGGTGCGAGGATACCCCGTGGCCATCCTCGACACGAGAAAGACGATCCCAGGCCTACGCGCCCTTCAGAAGTGGGCGGTCCTCCTCGGAGGAGGCGCCAATCACCGCCAGTCGCTGAGCGACGCAGTCCTCATCAAGGACAATCACCTAGCCCTCTTGAGCCACACGACGAGGCCGGTCCAGACTGCTTGCCGCAAGGCAAGGTCCAACAACCTTCGGACCATGAAAATTATTGTTGAAGTGGAATCGTTGGCAGATGTGCGACAGGCCCTCGCAGGACAAGCCGACATCATTCTCCTCGATAACATGAGCGTGGCCGCAGTCCGTCAAGCCGTCCGGCTGATCAAGGGGCGAGCGCTCGTCGAAGTATCCGGCGGCATCACATTGAAGAACGTTCGAGCGATGGCAGCGGCGGGCCCGGACCGCATCTCCATCGGAGCCCTTACCCATTCAGCCCCTGGCGCGACCATGAGCCTGGTGGTCGAGCCGCTTACGGGCAGATCCATAACGCATGAAGAAGGCTGA
- a CDS encoding biotin--[acetyl-CoA-carboxylase] ligase, whose protein sequence is MTRPFSPLSLDAIRNTLATQALGHRIELRDHIDSTNREAVALAHAGVEHGTVIVAESQTEGRGRLSRQWFSPPGVNLYCSIVIRKPIRHDRLAEWLSWLPLLTALAAAESIELVAAAGVAVKWPNDMLLGERKVGGILCESGTGARSEPFQVIGMGLNVNGDRSEFPEDLRETATTIYQETGRRVERHRLLTQFLHELEACLVECESRGSERIALAYRQRCSTIGKHVKATLTDGKEFVGLAETIEPDGALRVIQRPLPTDGRPPEIQRLRVADIIHLRT, encoded by the coding sequence GTGACCCGCCCCTTCTCACCGCTCAGCCTTGATGCAATCCGCAACACATTGGCCACGCAAGCCCTCGGCCATCGCATCGAACTGCGCGATCATATCGATTCAACGAACCGAGAGGCGGTCGCCCTCGCCCACGCTGGTGTTGAGCACGGCACCGTCATCGTAGCCGAGTCCCAAACGGAAGGCCGCGGCCGGCTCTCGCGACAGTGGTTTTCTCCCCCGGGCGTCAACCTCTATTGCTCCATCGTCATCAGAAAACCGATCCGCCACGATCGGCTGGCCGAGTGGCTCTCTTGGCTCCCGTTACTGACTGCCCTGGCTGCGGCTGAATCCATCGAATTGGTTGCCGCAGCCGGCGTCGCAGTCAAATGGCCGAACGATATGCTCCTCGGCGAACGCAAGGTCGGCGGCATCCTGTGCGAAAGTGGAACGGGAGCGCGATCTGAGCCGTTTCAAGTGATCGGCATGGGGTTGAACGTCAACGGGGATCGGAGCGAGTTCCCAGAAGACCTGCGAGAAACGGCCACAACCATCTACCAAGAAACAGGACGCCGCGTCGAGCGCCATCGGCTTCTTACGCAGTTCCTGCATGAGCTCGAAGCCTGTCTTGTCGAGTGTGAGTCCCGTGGATCGGAACGAATCGCTTTGGCGTACCGACAACGCTGCAGCACAATCGGAAAGCACGTCAAAGCCACGCTGACCGACGGCAAGGAATTTGTGGGACTCGCCGAAACTATCGAGCCAGACGGGGCGTTGCGAGTCATCCAACGCCCCCTTCCCACCGATGGCCGCCCCCCGGAAATTCAGCGCCTGCGCGTGGCTGACATCATCCACCTGAGAACATGA
- a CDS encoding type III pantothenate kinase — MLLVVDIGNTNIVWGVYNDRTLAAHWRLATEVKKTSDEYGILFVSLLTAVGIPPPSISGTIVSSVVPALTGTFEDMLEQYFHQRPLVVTSDTDTGLTLRYPNPKEIGSDRLVNAAAAYHKHRRDLIVVDFGTATTFCAITAEGHYLGGVIAPGLGISAEALFTRAAKLAKVELIRPKTVIGTDTAGSIQAGLLFGYAGLVDTVVRRMEQELGRSAYVIGTGGLSSILAAETSSIQKVEPLLTLEGLELLYRRTRGDSPPALFV, encoded by the coding sequence ATGCTCCTCGTCGTTGACATCGGCAACACCAACATTGTCTGGGGCGTCTACAACGACCGCACCCTGGCGGCTCACTGGCGACTGGCCACAGAAGTAAAAAAAACTTCGGATGAGTACGGCATCCTCTTTGTCAGCCTCCTGACAGCAGTGGGAATTCCCCCTCCCTCGATCTCCGGCACCATCGTCTCCAGCGTCGTCCCCGCGCTGACCGGAACCTTCGAAGACATGCTCGAACAATATTTTCATCAGCGTCCTCTGGTCGTCACCTCGGATACGGACACGGGACTCACGCTCCGTTACCCCAACCCAAAGGAAATTGGCAGCGACCGGCTGGTCAATGCCGCGGCTGCGTACCATAAGCATCGCCGCGATCTCATCGTCGTCGATTTTGGCACCGCCACAACCTTCTGTGCCATCACGGCCGAAGGCCACTACCTCGGAGGCGTCATCGCCCCTGGTCTTGGAATCTCGGCGGAAGCCCTGTTCACACGGGCCGCCAAACTGGCCAAGGTGGAATTGATCCGTCCGAAAACCGTGATCGGCACGGACACAGCCGGTAGCATTCAAGCAGGTCTGTTATTCGGTTATGCAGGACTGGTCGATACTGTCGTGCGGCGAATGGAGCAGGAACTCGGACGCTCTGCCTACGTGATCGGCACCGGAGGGCTCAGTTCCATCCTGGCAGCCGAAACCTCTTCCATTCAAAAAGTTGAGCCACTCCTGACGTTAGAAGGTCTTGAACTCCTCTATCGACGAACCCGAGGTGACTCTCCCCCCGCTTTGTTCGTTTAG
- the dnaJ gene encoding molecular chaperone DnaJ, whose translation MAPVSKRDFYETLGVDRTASEDEIKKAYRNMARRHHPDLQTGEAQKKASEEKFKEVNEAYETLSDQQKRKRYDMFGHAGAQQGGSADGFGFGGSGFGDAFNDIFEDFFGGQRGGSRAERGNDLQYNLDLTFEEAVYGKDAKLKIPRWEMCDDCKGTGAKSAASVKTCPSCKGAGQMRFQQGFFSITRPCGQCEGEGRIVTEPCPACQGRQRIYRERTIAVHIPAGIESGMRLRLSNEGEHGVNGGPQGDLYVAITVKPHQTFRRQGQDILCDVPIHIVTAILGGKIEVPTLKGNTVLKIPAGTQQDKTLRIKGLGIPSIKGQSTGDQLFVVKVQIPTKLTARQKELLKEFGKESGMTVEEDGDGFFDKMKTFFE comes from the coding sequence ATGGCACCTGTGTCGAAGCGTGACTTTTACGAAACCTTAGGCGTCGATCGAACTGCCTCCGAAGACGAGATCAAGAAGGCCTATCGGAATATGGCCCGCCGCCACCATCCCGACCTCCAGACGGGAGAGGCTCAAAAGAAAGCATCAGAAGAAAAGTTCAAAGAAGTCAACGAGGCCTATGAGACGCTGAGCGATCAGCAAAAGCGCAAGCGCTACGACATGTTCGGCCATGCCGGAGCCCAGCAAGGCGGCAGTGCGGACGGCTTCGGATTTGGTGGAAGTGGATTCGGCGACGCCTTCAACGACATTTTCGAGGATTTTTTCGGCGGCCAGCGCGGCGGCAGTCGGGCAGAGCGCGGCAACGACCTCCAGTACAACCTAGACTTGACCTTCGAAGAAGCCGTCTATGGAAAAGACGCCAAACTCAAAATCCCGCGATGGGAAATGTGCGACGACTGCAAAGGGACCGGTGCGAAGAGCGCGGCATCCGTCAAGACATGCCCCAGCTGCAAAGGGGCCGGGCAGATGCGCTTCCAGCAGGGGTTTTTCAGTATCACCAGGCCTTGCGGCCAATGCGAGGGGGAGGGACGAATCGTCACAGAGCCCTGTCCTGCTTGCCAGGGTCGTCAACGCATCTATCGGGAACGGACCATCGCCGTACACATCCCGGCCGGTATTGAATCAGGCATGCGCCTGCGCCTTTCGAACGAAGGGGAACATGGAGTCAATGGCGGCCCGCAAGGCGATCTCTATGTGGCGATTACGGTCAAACCGCACCAGACCTTCAGACGTCAAGGGCAGGATATTCTCTGCGACGTCCCGATACATATTGTCACCGCCATACTCGGTGGGAAAATTGAGGTCCCCACGCTCAAAGGCAATACGGTCCTCAAAATTCCAGCCGGCACACAGCAGGATAAGACCCTGCGCATCAAGGGCCTGGGTATTCCCAGCATCAAGGGCCAGAGTACCGGCGACCAATTATTTGTCGTGAAGGTTCAAATTCCCACCAAACTGACCGCTCGCCAGAAGGAATTGCTCAAGGAATTCGGCAAAGAGAGCGGTATGACGGTCGAAGAAGACGGCGATGGTTTCTTCGACAAAATGAAGACTTTTTTCGAATAG